The Actinomyces wuliandei genome contains the following window.
GCCTGCGTGGGGCGCGCAACCGGGTGGCGGAGTACGTGGGCGAGCGTGGTGGGGAGCAGGTCCTCACCCGTGAGGGCTACTACATCCCGCAGCCCTTCTGCTCCACCGGCCCCGGCCAGGCGGGGCCCGGCAGCTACTCCGTGGACGGCATGGCCGTCTCATCCTCGGGCGGCCATATCGTCATCCCCGAGTTCAAGGGCGGCAGCTCCGCCGTGAGCACCAAGCCGGTTCAGACTTTTCATGAGGGCTATGCCTTCCAGGCCACTCCGCCCTACGTGCGCGACCGCATGCTGCGCGACCAGCGGGTGGTTCAGTTCTTCTGCGACAACCCCGCCCTGTGGGAGTCGGTCAAGGGAAGTGGCACGCGCCTGAGCCTGGAGGTCATCACCAGCCCGTCCCCCGGTAGCGTGGTGCGCAGCCACCAGATGGACTTCTCGCTGACTCCAGAGGTGATCCAGGACATGGAGGTGCGTATGGCCAGGCTCTAGAGCGCCAGGCAGCCTAGAGCGGTGAGGCTGCCTGGCAGGTCGCACAGTCCAACCGCAAGAACAGTCAGGACAGAGTGTGACGGACCCAGGGCCGGTGGGCCGGGAGGGAGAGCAGGGTTGTGGTGGAGATGAGGGTACTGCCTGTGGAGCGGGCTGTGGCGTGGGTCCGGGCGTGGACCGAGCTGGAGTGGCCGGTGTCGTGGGACACGGCGTTTGCGGTGCGTGACCGCCTGGGCTGGGTGCCCAAGCCTCACGATGGTGAGATGTTTTGGACTGAATTGTCGGTTGGTGACGAGGGTGGATTCTTTTCGAGCCTGCAGGGCAGGTTGAGTGGTGTGCGTATTCTGCTGACGACGCGGGTGGTACGTGGGCAGGAGGACGAGCACACCGCCCCGAGGACGTGGGCTGCTTACCGGGCCTATGTGGAGGCGCTGGTGGGCTTGTGCGGCCCGGGGCGCCGGGAGGTTAACCGTGAGAAGCGGGCGTAGTAGTCGTCCTGCAGGGAGCGGAACATGCCGTGCAGGAATCCTGGCTCCTCCTCATAGCGGCTCAGGCCACGGTAGTAGAATACTTTCTTCTCCTCCAGCACGATGAACGGCATGACTCCGTGGCGCAGGCACTGCTGGAACATCAGCACCCAGCCCACCCGGCCGTTGCCGTCCTGGAAGGGGTGGATCGACTCAAAGTGGTAGTGGAACGCAGCAATGTCCTCAAAGGACATCTGTGACGGCGTGCGGGCCAGCAGGTTCTGGACTGCGGCCTCCACCTGCTCTGGCGGCGTCGTGTCCTGCCCGCCAACCACGTTGGCCTGGCGCTTCCAATCGCCCACAGCGAAGGACTGGCGACGGGCGTCCGCCGTGCCGCGCTTGAGGATGCGGTGGTAGTCCTTCATCGTCTCGGCGGTGACTGGCTCGCCCACCCGGCCCAGCATCTCGTCAAACAGGTCGAAGCTGTTGACCGTCTCGACCACATCATCGACCGGGACGCCGTCTCCTGTGATCGTGCGGGTCTCGTAGATGTAGCGGGTCTGCTCCTGGTCGAGCTGGCTCCCCTCGATCCGGTTGGTGTTGTAGGCCATGAGCACCTGGGTCAGGTGGTACAGCCCGCCCTTCATCCGCGTGCGACGCTGGTCCAGGAGCGTGCGTCGGAACTGCGCCGGGTCGATGGCGTACTCCTCTCCTCGCGCACGGTCGGCTCCTTCCTCCGCAGCGGCCTGTGGCTGAGCCTCATCCTACGACCGCCCGCCACACGCCAGGGCAGGCTCCGTCAGGAGCCCCCTCAGGCCATGGCCAGGCTCAGGGCGACGTAGGCCGCCGTGCCACCCACCAGGGACAGGGCGATCGACCTGCGCCACAGGTGCAGCACTGCGGTCCCAGCGACCCCCACGGCCGCAGGCACCCACGTGGCAGGCTCCAGGGTGACCCCGTCCAGGGTGTAGGCCACGAGCACCACCATGACGCCCAGGGGCATCGCCCGTGACAGGAAGTCCAGCAGGGCGCTGCCCCTCCGTCCGCGCAGCAGCACAAAAGGCAGGATCCGGCAGCCGAAGGTGATGGCCGCGACCACGAGGACAGCCACGGCGACCTGCGTGGTGCTCAGCACTGTGCCCCCTCCTGCCGGGCGTCCTGCTGGCTGCGGGCCGGGTCGTCGTGGGAGTCGTCGTGGAAATCCTCGTGGGAGTCACTGCGGCGGCCGCCCCTCCTGCCTGGCTGGCCGCTGCCGCCCCCATGGTCACGCCGTGCGCCACGGTGCCGCCAGGCGAACAGGGCCACCAGGCCCGCAGCCAGCACTGACAGGCCCACCAGCAGTGCTGCGGAGCCACCCACGAGCAGGGCCGTGCCGCCTGCCAGCATGCCCAGGCACAGGACGGCCATGTCTGGGTGCGTCCTCCAGTTCTCGATGGCCAGGACCACGAACAGTGCCGTCAGGACGAAGCCGAGCAGACTGATGCGCTCCCCGACCAGGGCGGCCAGCCCCGTCCCAGCCAGGGCGCCTGCCGTCGTGCCAGCCGTCCAGGCGCCGTGGCTGAGAGCCTGGACGGTCAGGACGTAGCGCCCGCTCATGGAGTGGCGGTCCTTGGAGGCCAGCAGGGCGTAGACCTCGTCGGTGATGGCGTGGACCGAGTACAGGCGGGCGGCCAGGCTGCCCCGGACCCGGTCCAGGGGGAAGCCCAGGCCGTAGAAGACGTGCCTGCCGGAGACGAAGACGGTGGACACCGCGATGGTGGCCAGCGGCTCCCCCGCACCAGCCAGCGGTACCAGCAGCATCTGCATGGTCCCGGAGTAGATGACGAGGCTCCACATCGGCGCCCACCACCAGGACAGACCCTGGGCGACCAGCAGCACGCCTGCTGCCAGCCCCAGTGTCACGTAGCCGACGACGACAGGCACCGCGTCACGGGCGGCGGCCCGTGCGCTGGTGAGCGGCTGGCCGGGTGCGCCTGTCCCTGGCGCTGCCGAGGGGGTCGGGTCGTCGCGTGCGGGCAGGTCAGTCACCGGTCAGTCGCCGGTCTCACGGTCGGGCTCGCCCGGCGCGGTGCGCTCGCGTCGCCCCGCGCGCCTGGCGGAGTCGGAGACGACCCCCACCATGACCATGAACAGCCCCATGAGGACGAAGCGCCCAGTCAGCCCGTCGGCCATGACGTAGGAGGTCAGGGCCTCACCCAGCGAGGAGTGGGCCTGTAGCCGCTCGACGGTGGGGCCGACAAGCGAGGCCACCGCTGCGGGTGCCACGAGGAAGGGCAGGCCGAAGAAGAGGCCGAGGCCTCCGACCACGTAGGTTCCCAGTGAGGAGCGGTGCGCCATGAACAGGGCCACGACGAAGGCCGCCGCGCCGCAGACCAGCTCGGTAGCACCCCTGACGCTGACCGAGTCGGGCCACACGGAGGCGTCCCCGCCAGTCATGTGGACGGCGCCGTCATGCACCAGGAACCAGGCCAGTGGGAGCAGCGCCACGGCGACCAGCACCCCAGCCCAGTGGGATGCGGCCCGGGAGCCCGTGCGCCGGGCGGCACGGGTCTTCTCCCGGGGCGTCTCCCTCCTGTGGGAGCCGCGAGGGCGTGACCGCCGGGAGGAGGCAGAGGGCGCAGAGGCTGCGGAGTCCGGCGTGCCTGCGGACGCGGTGGCTGGCAGAGGGGTTGGCGGCACGTCCGCAGCCGTGGTGTTCGGGGAGGTGGTGTCCGGGGCACCTGCCGAGGGGGCGGCTGCGGAGGAGCCTGCCGGGGCGGAGTCCGGGTCGGCTGGCAGAGGGGCGGGCTGGGAGGCTGGCAGGGAACTCCGAGTGGCCGACTGGGAACCTTGGACGGGCGGCTGAGGGTCGGCTGCGTCCCGGCTTGTCGGCAGGTGCGGGGCGGCCGAGGACGGTGTGTCTTCGCCAGGCTGGGGGTCCAATGACAGCAGGGCGCGTCGTCGAACCGCCGTGTCCTCCAGGGCGGCGTCGCCCGTGGGGGGCTGGTAGCGCCGCAGGCGGGGCGCCTCCGGCCTGGTGGCGGGTGCCGTGGCAGGGGACCGGGGCTGCTCGGGGACGTCAGCGGCAAGCGGGGGTTGACTGAGGCTGCTGGCCGCAGGCAGCCTCTCGTGAGCCTCATTGGCCGCTACAGTCTCCTCGGTCGTGACGGTCTCCCCGGCAGCCTGTGCTGCCGGGGTGCTGGGCAGCCCTGCGGGTACCTGGGCCGCTGGTCCTGCCGGGGCAGTGTCAGGCGCCTCCCCGGGAGAGCCGCTGGGGCCGGTGCTGTCCGAGGGCTTGGTGCTGACTGCGGGCCTGGCGGTACCAGGTGCCTGGCTCTCTCCCGGGCTGCCGCTGGTGGTCGCGACGACGGTGACAGCACCTGCGGCGGTGGCGGCCGGGCTGGCGGTGGGCTGCGTCTCCTCGCTGCCCTGCTGGGGACTCTCGACGCCCTGCCGCTCCCCGGTCTGCTGCTCCTCGACACCCTTAGTGGGCGTGACGGTGGGACCGCTGTTGACAGGGGCGGGGGTGGCGTCGGGAGCGGCAGGGGTGTTGCTGCCCGCGTCGTCACCGGTGCCGGGGCTGTCAGCGCCAGGGGCGCTGGTACCGGGCGCGTCGGTGCCAGAGGTGTCGGCACTGTCTCGGCCGGACAGCTCCGCCAGGTGCCGACGTACCTCCGCCTCAGAGATCGGCTTGCCGATGTCGCTGGGCAGCTCCGTGATGGGCTCAAGCGCTGGTGGAGTACCGGTGGAGGGCGTGGGCAGGGGCAGGAGAGGGGCGTCAGGCCCTGGCTGGTCCTCCTCGGGAGCCTCAGGTGGTGTGGGGCTGCCCTGGGGTTGCGCCTGGGCCGCCGACGTGCTGCCAGCCTGGGGCACGTCGGCCTCCACAGGTGCCTCAGGCTGGGCAGGATCGGTGTCAGCCGATGGGGCGGCCCCGGGCGACGCAGGCGCCGCGTCAGTGACTGGGGAAGGCTCGGAGGCAGTGGGGGCGGGGACTGGAGCGGGAGCTGCTGAATCGGAGCCAGCGGAGGGGGCGGGAGCCGAGGAGGGGGCGGCAACGTCCCGTGCCAGGTCGGGGGTGCTGGCAGTCAGGGAGGACTCCCCGGCCTGCTGCCGTGCCTGGCCCGTAGCCGGCCGTGCTTGTGTCGGAGGTGCCAGGACGTCCTGGCGGGGTGGCACCTGGCCGTCGTCGTCCGGCTCGGGTGTGAGCCGGGGGCCTGGCGGGCCCGGGACGTCATCGGGACGGCGGGAACTGTCGCTGCTCACGGGGACCTCCTTGCTGCTGGCACACGGTAACGGTCCGAGCGCCTGCGGGGGAGCAGGCGTGCCGGTGCTGGACGGGCCGTACTGTCTGCGGCATA
Protein-coding sequences here:
- a CDS encoding Fic family protein; this translates as MKGGLYHLTQVLMAYNTNRIEGSQLDQEQTRYIYETRTITGDGVPVDDVVETVNSFDLFDEMLGRVGEPVTAETMKDYHRILKRGTADARRQSFAVGDWKRQANVVGGQDTTPPEQVEAAVQNLLARTPSQMSFEDIAAFHYHFESIHPFQDGNGRVGWVLMFQQCLRHGVMPFIVLEEKKVFYYRGLSRYEEEPGFLHGMFRSLQDDYYARFSRLTSRRPGPHKPTSAST
- a CDS encoding AzlC family ABC transporter permease; amino-acid sequence: MTDLPARDDPTPSAAPGTGAPGQPLTSARAAARDAVPVVVGYVTLGLAAGVLLVAQGLSWWWAPMWSLVIYSGTMQMLLVPLAGAGEPLATIAVSTVFVSGRHVFYGLGFPLDRVRGSLAARLYSVHAITDEVYALLASKDRHSMSGRYVLTVQALSHGAWTAGTTAGALAGTGLAALVGERISLLGFVLTALFVVLAIENWRTHPDMAVLCLGMLAGGTALLVGGSAALLVGLSVLAAGLVALFAWRHRGARRDHGGGSGQPGRRGGRRSDSHEDFHDDSHDDPARSQQDARQEGAQC
- a CDS encoding DUF6301 family protein, which translates into the protein MRVLPVERAVAWVRAWTELEWPVSWDTAFAVRDRLGWVPKPHDGEMFWTELSVGDEGGFFSSLQGRLSGVRILLTTRVVRGQEDEHTAPRTWAAYRAYVEALVGLCGPGRREVNREKRA
- a CDS encoding branched-chain amino acid transporter permease, whose translation is MLSTTQVAVAVLVVAAITFGCRILPFVLLRGRRGSALLDFLSRAMPLGVMVVLVAYTLDGVTLEPATWVPAAVGVAGTAVLHLWRRSIALSLVGGTAAYVALSLAMA